One Lepisosteus oculatus isolate fLepOcu1 chromosome 4, fLepOcu1.hap2, whole genome shotgun sequence genomic window, GTTCTCAAATGTtcacacacttacagtatagttccggtgggtagctgcgtcagcatgcgtaggctgcaaaggaacaagtaataggtttattccatgctgaaaaaaagaagaaagaaaatacaacgtttcggccgtggagccttcttcaggtgtgagaaagacaaggcagtaagcaaaggtaatgtagcgggggaacaaagcagaaaattaggttttatttttttaattatataatctaTATTTTGAGCCAGTCATTggattttttaccttttttttttttagggtaGACAAATATCTTTGAATATTTTTGCCAAAACAGATGGGTACCAATTCCAGACTAAATTACGGGCTtccaagacttttttttttatttttttgagagaggaggagcaagaggcgggagcaggggacagaaagagaggccaatcaagagatgtaaattcagaaactcaaaccttacagtatatgtgttacATGACTTGTTTAGGCAAAATCAGTATTATTGCTTTCAACCTACTCTATCCAGACTTTACCAAGTAAATCTCCCGCCAATCGGCCATTTAATAAAAAGGAGTGCAGACGTCTTTCTGTTTTCATGCAGGCCTGTGCTATAACACTCTTTGCCCATCTGCTCAGTGAGTCATTGCCATCTACACTCTCAGAACCAGTTTTTAAAGTAAACTTAAAGACAAAAGTATTTTACTTCACACTGATTCCTACATACATGTGGATTCTCTAAACCTTCTAACATAACTGTAGCCATACATTACATTTCCAGTACAAATAAATGGCCACAAAACTGGACGGACTAAGTGTGATTGCAAAGCTCTTACTGGAGCAGACAGTTCCTCCACCTTCAATTAACAGTAAATGGACTGTGACCTAGTTAAGACTGAATGTGGTCAATTTAGTATTACAGAGGAGAACTTAAAAACTCCTCTTAGTGAAGCTCAGTCTGTTCTGCTTGAGGATTGCATTGCTCTATACCATAACTCCCATAAACAAGTCATGGATACTTGAGTTACAAATCCTTGTTTCATTTGCTTGTTCTTCCCAGTAGCACACAGGCTTATGAACATCATCACGAGTCCCATAGGGATATTCTTAAGACAGACATATCCTTCTTCTATTCCAGTCTTAGTGAGAGAAATCAGAGTAATCCTGTAATcttttttctccaccatcaataAAGTGCCCAGACCAGCTAATATCTGCTTTTACCCCTTCTGTTGTACAAAGTAATACATTAATGTGATTCTTTcaccacaaaaaaacattaatatccAGCTGCTGATCTCAGGCTCCTACAGTGTTTACAACTAGGCCCTCTCCTGCTCTCACAGGTTTGAGTTCCTCTCATTTTACTGCTGCTAATACAGCCTACGTGCATGAATTCATAGCTAAAATAAGACCTACTTCCCATGTCTTTGAGCCAATTTATTTACCTCTACCCACAGTTAGCTTCAGATTTGCAATGAGTCCCCGAAATTGGTCTTGTCCTTGTTCGATTGAAGTTTGTTATTACATCCGTGTTAAAAATATTCTGGCCCGGACCCACAATGCTTAGAAACTACAGTCTTATTTCTAATTTGCCTTTTCTTACAAATATTCTGGAAAGGGCAGTGACAGCTCAATTCCAGTCTCATCGTGCCTCTAATGAGTTCCTTGAACCTTTTCAGTCAGGCTTtagactgacatacagtactaaaacGGCACTTCTAAATGTAGTTAATGATTTGCTGAAGAGTCTGGGTCATTAAATATTCTTCTCCTTCTGGATGTAAGTGCTGCTTTTTGTTATTCTTAATCATGGCACTTCTCTTCATTGGTCTGACTCCCATTTGACTAGCATGAGTCAATTTCAAAATTTTAAATGTGATATTACTGATTATGGGACCTTCACTACTTAGTATTTGCCCATTGCCTCTTGGTCAGATTATTCATCTTCATTGATATTGGCTTTCACTGGTGTGCTGATGGCACTCAGATTTGCCTGCAGACCAAATCACATACTacttttatataataatattgagACAGATGCATCAGAGCTTTATTAAactaaactgtgacaagactaaGGTCATGCTCATATGGTCCCAAGCTAAGCTTTGCAAGGTTAGCAACTAcaatgttgttgttgaagattctgaatttcatttttttaaatgttttcatttgatcTGTGTGTGAAGACTGTCACAGGGTAGTTTTCTTCTACCTTTGACTAGGATGCTTAATTCCTTAACAGGACTCAATTTGTCCAGAACTTCGCCGATCGTGTACTATATGAGCACATAACTCCTGTGATTTGCACTGGCCCTCTGTGAAATTTGTAATGGACTTTAAGGTAGTCTTGCTTGTGTATAAGGCATCAAATGGTCTAACTCCAGGTTCCTTTAAGAACATTATTAATCTGTGGTTCAAAACTCCAATTTCCAATGATCAATCaactattttcttatttttgttgtcTGTCTCAAAATTTTCTCAAAACAGTTGGAAACTTTCTTCAAATTTTCTTCCAGTCTTAATTTTTAGGAAATGATTTTTTCAGCATGACATGTTGATTCTAGGTTCTTGCACAGGTGACCATTTCCTAAAATGGTATAAGAGCAATATAGCTGGAGAGGGGAAAGTGAGACTTTAGAGCCCTAAATTGATTAAGGGACTTACAGGCTTCTACTGAGATGAAAGAGCCAATTTGGTCCTATTCTTCCCTCACAGCTAGTACCCCACCAAATTCACAGCCTTGTAATTGTCACGGtcgtgattttaaaaaatgtctgaatTTCATGGTACATCACATGAAAATCTTAAATTTCACAGGGTTGCAGCACAACACGCAcgcatttaaaatggaaaaacgcCATTAAATATGTAAAACCCCAAAGCTTACTAAAGTATTGCATAGTTAAGTTCAGTtattttcaaaatgcagcaGTATTTGGAAATATTTGATCTTAACAGATCATAGCCTTTGCTTCCTTAGGTCAACATGGATCATCCAGCAACAGTGTCTTTCGTCCTTCTGCCTCCAGGAAAGATGTACATGTCTGTATTGCAGCAGCGGAGTCTGATGGAACTGTTAGACAGCACCCAGCCATACTAGGCTTGTGAGAGGGGTTCCTGACCAAAACAACAGGAGCTTCTTTAGCAACGATTTCAGGAGAAGTGAAACATTAGAGCAGATTTTTTAtactaagaacataagaaaggttacagagtAGAGGTGGCCATTCGGCCCATCTAGCCCAATTGGTAGTTTACCTACTGTATCCAAGGATTTTAACCAgatttttcttgaaagaagctgggTTTAGCAGTAATTAATATACTAGATCTCAGAAGTATCAGAAGCTTCAGATTTATGAATTATTTGCACTTATGTCCAAGAATTCTTAAGATCCTACATTACAATTTTGTGCAGGGCTGGAGAGTTCCCTGgctatgcattttttttttatacaacaaAGCAAGAGAGATGACTTTCTATGGTGTTTCCCAGTATGTGTTTTCCTTAGTCACACCTGGACCACAGGTTCACAAACTTGCCCAGGCTGTAAACAAGACAAAGAGCTTTTAAAACAAGCTTGTGTTAAAGAACAGTCTCATTCACCCACTCACCTCAGAGCATGCACACAGCACTGGAATCTGGCTGCAGCAGATACACCAAAGGGAGACACTGGACATTAAAGGTACTCTTCTAACAACTAGTTTGAAGAGACAAAGTCACTGCGAGTGACCTAGCACTCAAAAGGTAGGTGTTCTGGCATTTTGTACTGCCAGATGCTATATTAAACAGGtcacacacattttaaatagcACTGAAACACACTACAGTTAAACGTCACAGTTGGCACAGCAATAAGAAGTTCAAACCAAATAATTCTACCACAAAGAGCACTATTTCACCGTCATGCCCTCTGGCGTTTCCTGTTACTGAAACacagttgttaaaaaaataaaaataataacacttaAATGCACTCATTAACTAATTACAGTTTTATCAAATAATTATAAACAGCATCTGCTGCTCATGATTCCTTCACAACTGTTTCTCCAGGGGTTGTCTAACTGCCAGAGTAACTAAATTCAGCACTACAATTTTcacatattttgaaaattatcttctttaaaaaaacaacacaagatAAAGACATGACATGCTTTGTTTCCAGAGTTTCAATTCTACTGGGATATGCAATGTGCCGTTTGCGGTTTCCTTTTTTCAAATCCATTAAAGGACAAGAATGGGGCTCTGCTTCCCCCTAGTGGACTGATGTGCCGTTTATCCACTATAGCTAGTGAGAGCGGCCCGTTTTCAATCTGGCTCGGACAGCCACCTTCAGCACCTCACAAACACCAGATTACAAAACACAGCTGCTACCGTTGCATTGAAGTCTAGGTTAGCACTCAAACAGCGCAACATGATTACCACTGGTAAGTGAGGAAGCCCTACTGCACATTTAAGggaaaacaggaaaagaaagcTTATTAGTTTTAAGCCTATTGTGTCTGGAGTTCAGATCTGAATCTCATCAGTGAGCACAGCAGTCTGCAGTTCAGGGGCAGCAGTCACCCTGCACTGACCAGACAGATGAGATCCGCTCCAACAGGCTGCCTGCTGTCTTGGGATCTCAGCAGTTTTTCTCTGTGGCCAGAAAACAGCAAtgaaacaacaaagaaaaaatataccaAGAGTATTACACTCCACGCACATCCCACTCGACACTGAAACACAAATATTTAGAagtaaacagcaaaaacatggaaaaacttCAGCATTCCTGTCCAGACTTAAAATGCATTACATTGTACAGAGTGATTTATTGAAATACAATTAATGTCCAAGACTCTGAGCACGCTGAGCTCTCACTAAGAGgcattaaagataaaaaaggaaatcgatcgcttttgtttgttttcattgatttgcattttattttactgttgctCGTCAGAACTAGACCCCTGCACTGCACGTTTCTTCAGACGAGAATCAATGTGGACATCCATAAACATTTTCCGCTAAAGAGCCAGTTCATCAGATTTAACTTTCCTTACTTTAATGCACCATAAGAGCTTATACACCTGGGCTTGTATTTACTCACAACTAGTTATTTGACTAAAGTCGATTTGCATTGGCGTGGAAATGTTTGTTTCTAGGTCTGAACAAGCACAGTCATGTATGGTCTTGAGATAAGTCTGCTTTGACGCCAGTTGTCCAAGAGGTGTCGCCCTTAGCGCACGGAAAGTGTAGTCTCTCCATCTCGGCTTGCTGATGTTTTTTGAGCCCCTGCAGAGAGGAGTTTTTAGAGACCTTTCATCACCATCCACGACAAAGCTCCCAGTTATGTAAGTAAAGAAGTTCAAGGGGATTTGTACACAGCTGACCTATAACCAGATTGAATGTAAGAAAATCTCTCTAAATCTGATTAATATCAGCCCTGGTTGCAAACAACCTGACATAGGCCTGGAGTACAAAGAAAGAGATTTCAGGCCTGCTCTAGAATCCAAAGGCTGAGAAAAGGATGAAGGTATAAAACAATTTAACACTTTCACTACCAGGTATCAGTTTCAATCTCTTTCTAAGAGAATCATCAAAGCACAGCAATCAAGTTTTGCATGTTTACCACTTCAGGATTCTTTTCTGCATCAAACACCTGTACAGACACAACAGCTCAGATTTTTCCATCCCAGACAGCTGAACAGGTTGTGGTCTCCGGTACACAGGGTCTTTTTGTGCTGAAGCATTTGAACTTCTGGGAAGATCTGGAATCATGTTATCTTTTTGATGCTGCTATACAGGAAGTTTGCAAGTTTTTGCAACATCATGATATCTATTTTAGGCGCATGTGTATTGATTGTGCGCAACTGTCGATTGTCCCAGGTGAGCAcataacagtaaaataattaataataatagtctGATACAAAGAAATTCCTATTTGTACTCATTAATACAGCAGACATTTATTGTATGGGTCCAGAGCTCTAACTCCATACTGCAGCTACATTGCCATGTGATTATTATGTAAATAGGTCTTATCATGAATGGTTTCAAACCCCTCTTACCACCAAGTACACTACAAATACAATTACTCCAGTGAAACATGAGAAAACaggtaaaagaaagaaaacaactatGCTCTTTATAGAAGTCAATTAAGCACAGTGAATGAAGCGTATTTGAATACAGAAAAAGACCGTACTACAGCATGATACAGTCTGTTTCAGAACTGCTAAAAACACAGTGAGATCCTAAGAGAGTGTGCCTTTATAAAGCCATTTAATGACACCTTAAAGGGCAGGCAGGCACACACCACATGCAGTTAATAAGACAGTGAGGGGAGAGGTGTTACAAGTAAACCTCGATGCTGTGCAACTGCAATATCATCCTGTGCGACTGCCCTCAGTCTCCAGACAGAAAATGTGATTCTGTCTAACCTGAAATTATTACTGTTACAAGaaacaactggccaaagcctgTCAGTTGCCGGAAATCGTCTAGGGCCACAACCAATTATTTTCCAGGAAGATGATACCACTCAACTGACTGACAGGATAAATGGCACACCTCCAGGAATGACCATACCTCAACCTCATCGAGCTTTTAACAGCCAGGAAAAGATGAGGGGAGAAGAGAGAATGAGAGACAAGTCAGATGTTACACCAGTGCAGCTACCTCcttaattacaaaatatttatcaATTTATCAATCAGTCAACAGGTTTAAGATACAAAATCCTGCAATTAACTGGATTTGGAAATTCTTATATTAGACTACCACCAGCATATACTTTAACTTGCTGTCCAAGAAGTCTAAAGGGcagaattattatatttttcttacattCGTATAGCGCCTTGAAACCCAGGGGAACCCTAAGTGCTTCATATATAGGAGGTGACCTGATTGAATTAATTTATATAATGTTTTCTCACACAGGATAAGAAAGCAGGTCAGGTGCAGGAGTGAGAAATAGCTGCATCAGTAGAATCAAGGGGATAAGTtagagaagagaattaattaAAACCCCAACTCTTTTGCGCAGTGTCATGGGATCTTTTAAATTATCTTTCTAATCTTTAGAATTGTAAGTTGAGTGCAGTGAGGTGGGTCACATGAGGATTATCTGCAGCCCTGTCCACATGGCTGAAACAGTCAAAGACCAGATGTATTACTATAGTACATTACTGTGTAAACATTACACACACCTCCTGCAAGACTCAGCGAGCAAAGGCACTTTCTGGGGGGCGCAGGCTAAGCTTTTGGGGCATGGTTGAGATTAAACTACAAGGCCAGCATGTCTCCGCTGACACCGCAaaagtgacttacagtacatatgagAATTGCTGGGCACATGTAGGCTTGTATTGACATCACTGAGAGATGTGCCAGCTCTCCTACCGGTCACCATTGAGCTCGTAACGTGTCAAATGATGGGAGCATGTCAACATACCTAATTGCCTCCTGACCAGATACACGAGTTACTGCCGGAGaactaagaataaaaaaaaaaaataactggcgATTTCCAGCTTGGTCAGAAACCTAGAAATGCTTCCAGTTCTACTTTTTTGACAGCCTGCTGAACTCTACCAGAAAATCTCACCCCGTCCTGAGCACAGTGCAGAAAACGAAGGCACTGTAGAGTTGTACGACTACAGGCACTGAGCACAAACACATAAACACTGTGTTCAAGAACAAGCAGCATCCTTTTTTGCCCACACAAGTTTTCATGCTTACACCGTAACACCTGTCAAAAGATTAGTCAGGCCAACAGTTTTATGCTCTTCAAGTGAAACTGACGATTAGAGTTAAACTCCAATCATTCATCTCTTTAAAATACTCTGGGAGTCAATCACCCAACTTGACTACATTGCTTAACACTGGAAAAAATTAtcttgcagtgtttttttcattatttaaaatgtattattggtgacacttttatattttaaagcatGTAGATTGCCTGGATCACATGTCATTGTTATGACACAcatctatactgtatagaacAGCCACAGCTTACATTATTAGTCAAAAGATAAGAAGAGGGGCCTCACCATGCTGTTGATGTCAGAGTCATCATAGCTACCACAGGGGTGGGTGGCAGGGCCCAGTGGGTCCCCCATGCCTTCTTCATCCCACATGTAAGTCCCCCCAGAGCTGTCAGAAGGGGAGAGCTCAAGGGACGAACCGGCAGGAAAGTCTCCCTCAGGGGAAAGAGAGAATGGAGCATTGGGCCCTTCCAATAGCCCATAACCCTCCTCACTGCCTGTGCCTGCAGGGGGTGAGGGGAGACAAACACCATCAGCctggaaaaaaaagctgtaGATCATATTGCTGACTCTGCAGGCAATCACTGACAAGAAAAGGCCATCAGGTTGGTCCACTATTCTGGGCTTTCGATAACCTAGCTAAATCATGCAAGGCCAAGGGCTCAAATCTACAGGTCCACTTAAACCTGCAAAACAACTCTATGGCCACAGGCCATAAAAGGAATACATAACAAGACAATCGCTCTTTGACTTCAGCGGGCGATCCTTCCCTTCCACACAAAACACCTACTGTAGACCAGGGCAGCACAACTGTTGTCCAAAAGCTTTTCTAGTTACCCATGTATCATGAGCCTAGATCTAGAATAAGGAGTTAAACTAGTTCATCTTAGCaagtaaacaattaaaacaGGCAATAAAGAGCTCACCTTGCTGCCCTAATTCAGATTAAAATCTGTGCATCGCAGATCTATAACTCGGCCTTTCACTGTCGCACAATGAGTGTATCTTTCCACCCCTGTCCCAGTACTCACACCCGACCTCACCTGGCAGCCCCACCTCCACCCAGTCCATGCCATCAGATAGGAAGCCACTGAGGTGCGTCTGTGTGGGAGTACCATCCTCCCTGTTCCCAGGCACATTGTCATCCATCTCAGGCTGTGATTGAAGAAGGCCTTCAACAGAGGCAGGGAGTAGTAACATCCCACCTCCATTACCCAGGTTATCAAAATCATCCAGGTATTCCTCGCTTGTGTCATTGCGCTCCAGAGAGGAAGTAGAGGAGAGGGACATGTCCTCGAGACCCTCGCCCAGGTACCGCATGTTTGATTCCTGCTCCCTCAGAGTATAGGCTGTCCCCTCCTCCAGCCGGTCAAGGAACTCTGGTCTCTCAGTGTCTTTGGGGTCCTTGGCCTCAGGTGTGGTGGGTGAAGGTTCTTCCAGGTTTCCTTTCCCAACCCCTGACTCTCCCTGCCCCTCAACTGCCACTGTCTCTACACCCACCTTCCCTGCAAGCACTGGACGGGAAGGTTTGACCAGGGAGGGGCGCGTCTTCCTATAGCTGAGCACCGAGGGCTTGCCCAGCATGCAGTTCGGCAGCAGTGGTTTCTTCAGGGCGCCATGGGAGGGCGCGGTACTGGAGTTACCCACTGGACGTGTCAAAGGGGCCCTGGCGggccctcctcctccccctcccctcccattgggcaggacaggagcagaTGTGGTAGGCTTGGTTTTGTTGTGCAATTGAGGGTTTGCAAGAGGTTTGGCCAATTCCACTGCCTTGTTGAAAGAGTAGGAGCGGGTCATGGACAGGCTAGGAGGGGAGGGGAGCTGTTTGAAGTGGGAGAAGCTCTGGGAGCGCACAATATTGTCCAAACACAGGGACTTGAGGCTGTCGCTGGACTGGGTAAGGCTTTCCCTGGAGCTGCTTCGCGCCGAGCCCGAGTTGGCCCTCGGCCTCTGCAAACCCGACCCAAACCGGCTAGTGCTACCATTACCAAGGCCATTCAAACCTGCCTTGCTGCTATAGAAATTTTGTCCAGACAGGGGCCGGCCAGCGATTGAGCCCCCTCTTGAGCCAGCACTGGATGCCTGGGATACAGGTTTGGGGGCTGTTGAGGCTCCAGTTGTCTTCCGTAACTTGATGTTTGGAGCGCTGGGCTTCTTAATCTCTCTCACTGGAACCAACTGCTGCTGCTGAAGCCGACCGCTGCCTCCCTCCTCTACTTTCTCCACAGAATCTGCATTTTCCTCGGGGCTCGTCAGGCAGCCTGAAGTTCCGCTGCCTTTTTTCCACTTCAGGGAAAAGGAGGACATCCGCACCACTCCATTCTGCCGGGCTGCAGGACACCCCTTGCCCTCAGGAGCACTATTACGTTGGTCAGAGCCAGAGCCATTGGGTAGCAGGCTGGACCCTGGAGGCCGAACACCAAATTTGGGAAGCCTGGAGACCATGCTGGGCTTGCTGAGTGCCTTCTCTTCCATCAGCCTCAAGCAGGCTCATTGATCTGCACAGGGAGGGCTGGTCTgcagagagaggaaagagacAGGGTACATTACATGCTGCATGATACATGACTCTAGGATCACATTTTGCCACCTGTCTAGGTTCACTCAAAAAATTAAAGCTGGACAATGAGACATCTGAGTTAAATCAGTATGTCTTGTATCTGAGCTCCACGGCAGGGATGTATTTCTCAAAAGCCAGCTCATGCTTGCGGTTGTCTACAAAATAGCACTACAATGCATTTTACCAAATGAATGTAAGAGGTTACAGCTTTACAATTTTGAACTTACTAGCTACCAATACAATCACACACACTCCAGAGCATGCTGTCTCAGCATGGAGGGTCAGACACATACACTTGTGTAAAGTGctactgtttacagtatgtaaaattgaGGTCTCCTCTGGGAGTTCACGAGTCACTCTTCAGTCGGCAAGGGATTTAATAGATGCACATAATGTAACTTATTTGAACAAAGGAAAAACCACTTCTCCTGTAAATGGAAGTACTCTGTACAGGAGACGCATGAAGAGTGGCATACCCCACGAGGTATCTATCACATGGGGCTTCTTCAGTCACAAGAAAGAGCTGGAAGGATCAGTGTACCAAGTTTTTTCTGTATCCGCTGTACTGCAGGCAGCATGGGAACGCACCTGGTTACTTCCTAGATTTTTCAGGGCTG contains:
- the LOC102697420 gene encoding serine-rich coiled-coil domain-containing protein 2 isoform X1, producing the protein MEEKALSKPSMVSRLPKFGVRPPGSSLLPNGSGSDQRNSAPEGKGCPAARQNGVVRMSSFSLKWKKGSGTSGCLTSPEENADSVEKVEEGGSGRLQQQQLVPVREIKKPSAPNIKLRKTTGASTAPKPVSQASSAGSRGGSIAGRPLSGQNFYSSKAGLNGLGNGSTSRFGSGLQRPRANSGSARSSSRESLTQSSDSLKSLCLDNIVRSQSFSHFKQLPSPPSLSMTRSYSFNKAVELAKPLANPQLHNKTKPTTSAPVLPNGRGGGGGGPARAPLTRPVGNSSTAPSHGALKKPLLPNCMLGKPSVLSYRKTRPSLVKPSRPVLAGKVGVETVAVEGQGESGVGKGNLEEPSPTTPEAKDPKDTERPEFLDRLEEGTAYTLREQESNMRYLGEGLEDMSLSSTSSLERNDTSEEYLDDFDNLGNGGGMLLLPASVEGLLQSQPEMDDNVPGNREDGTPTQTHLSGFLSDGMDWVEVGLPGTGSEEGYGLLEGPNAPFSLSPEGDFPAGSSLELSPSDSSGGTYMWDEEGMGDPLGPATHPCGSYDDSDINSMDILNNLDNLDSCDLEDDDLMLDVELPDDGSLNSGDADGMSQLDRSERGGRQGHWRRRQHRWSGPDHFHSDTRGAGFLGSTTGPFEGYGSSGSSRAAPRPLQPLGWQENTVMLDELTLRHMAQDCTSVKTQLLKLRRLLQMGDGGTVQDSHLSGASSPDPLEDSRVPLQVEELMKEVQQLKEELKSKDQTIEQLRQQASVLAQPARCHCQHRVPEVKTERRTHQDKATQTPWRGNAPQILQPSSRYRTELLAQGRLAKTAPTEDHSDRAEPAGAEEQPSSHSGPDASADTINPAAATAVDLPAPAPDPDEHSPVLSTRLKVSSAMSSAAKPGPTGTALLPGPPRGPLTTTASAPQRIHGNGPPRILQPPRFYTRVSVPALPQEGMCGTAGSLQEGSKATSRLLAPYSSANLKVKQHPPPSQGTQALSAAQAIGHSRPLGRRDIAAQQDQEKGVLKARDLLPTNHSRLPKPKIH
- the LOC102697420 gene encoding serine-rich coiled-coil domain-containing protein 2 isoform X3 encodes the protein MEEKALSKPSMVSRLPKFGVRPPGSSLLPNGSGSDQRNSAPEGKGCPAARQNGVVRMSSFSLKWKKGSGTSGCLTSPEENADSVEKVEEGGSGRLQQQQLVPVREIKKPSAPNIKLRKTTGASTAPKPVSQASSAGSRGGSIAGRPLSGQNFYSSKAGLNGLGNGSTSRFGSGLQRPRANSGSARSSSRESLTQSSDSLKSLCLDNIVRSQSFSHFKQLPSPPSLSMTRSYSFNKAVELAKPLANPQLHNKTKPTTSAPVLPNGRGGGGGGPARAPLTRPVGNSSTAPSHGALKKPLLPNCMLGKPSVLSYRKTRPSLVKPSRPVLAGKVGVETVAVEGQGESGVGKGNLEEPSPTTPEAKDPKDTERPEFLDRLEEGTAYTLREQESNMRYLGEGLEDMSLSSTSSLERNDTSEEYLDDFDNLGNGGGMLLLPASVEGLLQSQPEMDDNVPGNREDGTPTQTHLSGFLSDGMDWVEVGLPGTGSEEGYGLLEGPNAPFSLSPEGDFPAGSSLELSPSDSSGGTYMWDEEGMGDPLGPATHPCGSYDDSDINSMDILNNLDNLDSCDLEDDDLMLDVELPDDGSLNSGDADGMSQLDRSERGGRQGHWRRRQHRWSGPDHFHSDTRGAGFLGSTTGPFEGYGSSGSSRAAPRPLQPLGWQENTVMLDELTLRHMAQDCTSVKTQLLKLRRLLQMGDGGTVQDSHLSGASSPDPLEDSRVPLQVEELMKEVQQLKEELKSKDQTIEQLRQQASVLAQPARCHCQHRVPEVKTERRTHQDKATQTPWRGNAGVLPAPFFSPWQGSYQGTPRASAPHRRQTSNTTAFQPLPHRAPRPGKTSKNSPHRGPQ
- the LOC102697420 gene encoding serine-rich coiled-coil domain-containing protein 2 isoform X2, which produces MEEKALSKPSMVSRLPKFGVRPPGSSLLPNGSGSDQRNSAPEGKGCPAARQNGVVRMSSFSLKWKKGSGTSGCLTSPEENADSVEKVEEGGSGRLQQQQLVPVREIKKPSAPNIKLRKTTGASTAPKPVSQASSAGSRGGSIAGRPLSGQNFYSSKAGLNGLGNGSTSRFGSGLQRPRANSGSARSSSRESLTQSSDSLKSLCLDNIVRSQSFSHFKQLPSPPSLSMTRSYSFNKAVELAKPLANPQLHNKTKPTTSAPVLPNGRGGGGGGPARAPLTRPVGNSSTAPSHGALKKPLLPNCMLGKPSVLSYRKTRPSLVKPSRPVLAGKVGVETVAVEGQGESGVGKGNLEEPSPTTPEAKDPKDTERPEFLDRLEEGTAYTLREQESNMRYLGEGLEDMSLSSTSSLERNDTSEEYLDDFDNLGNGGGMLLLPASVEGLLQSQPEMDDNVPGNREDGTPTQTHLSGFLSDGMDWVEVGLPGTGSEEGYGLLEGPNAPFSLSPEGDFPAGSSLELSPSDSSGGTYMWDEEGMGDPLGPATHPCGSYDDSDINSMDILNNLDNLDSCDLEDDDLMLDVELPDDGSLNSGDADGMSQLDRSERGGRQGHWRRRQHRWSGPDHFHSDTRGAGFLGSTTGPFEGYGSSGSSRAAPRPLQPLGWQENTVMLDELTLRHMAQDCTSVKTQLLKLRRLLQMGDGGTVQDSHLSGASSPDPLEDSRVPLQVEELMKEVQQLKEELKSKDQTIEQLRQQASVLAQPARCHCQHRVPEVKTERRTHQDKATQTPWRGNAGVLPAPFFSPWQGSYQGTPRASAPHRRQRVEELVHYFRDKACLKYYSLPAATAPSSSPRED